One Dromiciops gliroides isolate mDroGli1 chromosome 3, mDroGli1.pri, whole genome shotgun sequence DNA segment encodes these proteins:
- the LOC122750425 gene encoding NADH dehydrogenase [ubiquinone] 1 alpha subcomplex subunit 12-like, whose amino-acid sequence MEYLRVLGRGLRQVSGHGGIFGYVRQLFRVNDVRVGVLVGEDKYGNTYYEDNKQFFGRHRWVIYTTEMNGKNTFWDVNGSMMPPEWHRWLHCLTDDPPTTVLPTARKFIWKNHKFNLSGTPEQYVPYSTTRKKIQEWVPPSTPNE is encoded by the coding sequence ATGGAGTACCTTCGGGTGCTGGGCCGGGGGCTCAGGCAGGTGAGCGGGCACGGAGGCATCTTTGGCTATGTGCGCCAGCTCTTCAGGGTAAACGATGTGAGGGTTGGCGTGTTAGTGGGAGAAGACAAATATGGAAACACATACTATGAAGACAACAAACAGTTTTTTGGTCGACATCGATGGGTTATCTACACAACGGAAATGAACGGCAAGAATACATTCTGGGATGTGAATGGAAGCATGATGCCCCCTGAATGGCATCGTTGGCTCCACTGCCTGACTGACGACCCTCCAACAACTGTCCTGCCAACTGCTCgtaagttcatttggaagaaccaCAAATTCAACCTGAGTGGCACTCCTGAACAGTATGTTCCCTATTCTACTACCCGAAAGAAGATTCAGGAATGGGTCCCACCTTCGACACCTAACGAATAG